A stretch of the Candidatus Rokuibacteriota bacterium genome encodes the following:
- a CDS encoding ketopantoate reductase C-terminal domain-containing protein: MKGRRTEINYLNGYVSEQGRQVGVKTPFNDKIVELVNAPGVGLLKPDPKNLDPLWALVPH, encoded by the coding sequence GATGAAGGGGCGCCGCACCGAGATCAACTATCTCAACGGCTACGTCTCGGAGCAGGGCAGGCAGGTCGGCGTCAAGACGCCCTTCAACGACAAGATCGTCGAGCTGGTCAACGCCCCCGGCGTCGGCCTCCTCAAGCCCGACCCGAAGAACCTCGACCCCCTCTGGGCACT